The Brassica oleracea var. oleracea cultivar TO1000 chromosome C6, BOL, whole genome shotgun sequence genome includes a region encoding these proteins:
- the LOC106297311 gene encoding uncharacterized protein LOC106297311 has product MFGFLFHRWRKASKCKKLLQQLQSRLKLLKNKNYAISRHLRDDIALFIRINDHTRALLRTKQLLLVQNSISIYDLLLQFSDFILLHFSSIRKHRALVNDNLNEAVSSLVFASARCGELPDLIGIRELFLQRYGQNYVTKALQLLPGHLVNIQIKEKLSVTTVREDFKSALLDEIAKEYGLRLEMLMLEYTPEVEKQVNEEEEKKVVDSDFNSFSDDQSPEVYKFSLSDVEEEKSKEGRSMEDDYIEETEVGKDDHRVFRFKESSEEERSSLSSSSSLSSGGFKDMESLRYYKRREKIRTRRRSSSSPTTCYHIVYNVFWVKNEEEEEEVRRRLLPKHVHPKLPDYDQIAAQFKVLRTQQRMHS; this is encoded by the exons ATGTTTGGCTTCTTGTTCCATCGATGGCGGAAAGCTTCTAAATGTAAAAAACTGTTGCAGCAGCTTCAGTCTCGTCTTAAGCTACTCAAGAACAAGAACTACGCAATTTCAAGACATTTACGTGACGACATTGCTCTCTTCATCCGCATCAATGACCACACCCGAGCTCTCCTTCGGACCAAACAGCTACTCCTTGTCCAAAACTCGATCTCAATATACGATTTGTTGCTTCAGTTCTCTGACTTTATCCTTCTCCACTTCTCCTCCATTAGGAAACATAG AGCGTTGGTTAATGACAACCTTAACGAAGCGGTTTCAAGTCTTGTCTTTGCCTCTGCGAGGTGTGGTGAATTACCTGATCTAATTGGCATCAGAGAGCTTTTTCTTCAACGTTACGGTCAAAACTATGTAACAAAGGCTCTTCAGCTTCTCCCTGGACATCTTGTTAACATTCAG ATCAAAGAGAAACTGTCGGTAACTACGGTGCGTGAGGATTTCAAGTCTGCATTGTTGGATGAAATAGCAAAAGAATATGGTCTACGTTTGGAAATGTTAATGCTGGAATATACACCAGAAGTTGAAAAACAG GTAAATGAAGAGGAAGAGAAGAAAGTAGTGGATTCGGATTTTAATAGTTTCTCAGATGATCAATCACCAGAAGTGTATAAATTCAGTCTTTCGGATGTGGAAGAAGAGAAGAGCAAGGAAGGGAGATCAATGGAGGATGATTACATAGAGGAGACTGAAGTTGGAAAAGATGATCATAGAGTATTCAGATTCAAAGAAAGTAGTGAAGAAGAGAGATCATCACTCTCATCATCATCATCATTGTCATCAGGAGGGTTTAAGGACATGGAAAGTTTGAGGTACTATAAGAGGCGAGAAAAGATTCGTACAAGGAGAAGATCATCATCATCACCAACAACTTGTTATCATATAGTATACAATGTGTTTTGGGTGAAGAATGAAGAGGAAGAAGAAGAAGTAAGAAGAAGATTATTACCCAAACATGTTCATCCTAAGCTTCCTGATTACGACCAAATTGCTGCTCAGTTTAAAGTCCTTAGGACACAACAACGTATGCATTCTTAA
- the LOC106297312 gene encoding uncharacterized protein LOC106297312 translates to MREFDSVYQHCRLTDLGFQGPKFTWCNKQDEGLICKKLDRILVNEIWLNQRTQAYGVFEAGGCSDHLRGRFHIKTEAIGKQKPFNFTNVVAEMPEFHTMMADYWKDTQPLFQSTSALFRFSKTLKALKPLIRNLSTEKLGKLSLRQRISAIEEKVLKQRAKMHWLQLGDCNNKVFHNAAKLRATKNAIREIKCPSGAVAITQEAIKTEAERFFNDFLSHVPSDIQGVSVEELHQLIPFRYSEEERSQLINPVTSEEIKKVLFQMPNNKSPGPYGFTSDLPQCISSNQSAFVKDRLLVENLLLATEIVKDYHKEDVSPRCAMKIDIAKAFDSVHWPFLLNTLRALHLPEQFVHWIELCVCTPSFSVQVNGELAGFFQSKRGLRQGCALSPYLFVISMNVLSHLLDRAAVQKIIGYHPRCQNILLTHLCFADDLLVFTDGSKRSIEGILKIFEDFAAISGLKISLEKSTLYTAGISEEQEGDILTCFPFASGKLPVRYLGLLLLTRRMTVDDYMPLVEKIRKRMRSSLWVKWIHCYLIRKGSFWSMRCSTAGSWMWRKILKLRDLAKNYLKMEVYNGEHTSFWYDSWSRLGCLKDFLGDGGTLSLGITDNSLVADVMLRHRRRRHRLSILNDVEEEIEKVRSRGREEEDKPLWRQTEHSFANSFSTKKTWQSFRQSQPSCNWKNGVWFSQSTPKYSFIVWVAIRNRLQTCDIMKIWNNAMDGQTTTKVYLLRYAFQALVHSVWRERNARRHGEQPREEEMLYKFVDNIIRLKLLAVKGQGKSYLEEGLCKWFETRRQAPQLIDS, encoded by the exons ATGCGAGAGTTTGATAGCGTGTATCAGCATTGCAGGCTTACAGATTTGGGGTTTCAGGGGCCAAAGTTCACATGGTGTAATAAGCAAGATGAAGGGTTGATATGCAAAAAACTGGATCGCATTCTCGTTAATGAAATTTGGCTAAATCAGAGAACTCAAGCTTATGGTGTGTTTGAGGCAGGAGGCTGTTCTGATCATCTCAGAGGGAGGTTTCATATAAAAACAGAGGCCATAGGGAAACAGAAGCCTTTCAATTTCACGAATGTAGTTGCTGAAATGCCAGAATTTCACACAATGATGGCAGATTACTGGAAGGATACTCAGCCTCTGTTTCAGTCTACTTCAGCTCTCTTCAGATTTTCGAAAACTCTAAAGGCTTTAAAACCTCTGATTAGGAATCTAAGTACAGAAAAGCTTGGGAAGCTCTCGTTGCGG CAACGCATCTCTGCAATTGAGGAAAAGGTTCTAAAGCAAAGGGCTAAGATGCATTGGCTGCAACTGGGTGATTGCAACAATAAAGTGTTTCATAATGCAGCAAAGCTTAGAGCAACAAAAAATGCAATCCGCGAAATCAAGTGTCCCTCTGGTGCAGTCGCTATAACTCAGGAGGCTATAAAGACTGAAGCTGAGAGGTTTTTCAATGATTTCTTGTCTCATGTACCATCAGATATTCAGGGTGTCTCAGTTGAAGAATTGCATCAACTTATCCCGTTTCGCTATTCAGAGGAGGAGAGATCACAACTGATAAATCCTGTTACAAGTGAGGAAATAAAAAAAGTGCTCTTTCAAATGCCAAATAATAAATCACCGGGCCCATACGGTTTCACTTCAGA TCTTCCACAGTGTATTTCTTCAAATCAATCCGCGTTTGTTAAAGACCGTTTATTGGTGGAGAATCTGTTGTTAGCTACTGAGATAGTAAAGGACTATCATAAGGAGGATGTCTCGCCTCGATGCGCAATGAAGATTGATATTGCGAAAGCGTTCGATTCTGTTCATTGGCCATTCTTATTGAATACACTGAGAGCACTTCACTTACCGGAACAGTTCGTGCATTGGATTGAACTCTGTGTCTGCACCCCGTCATTCTCTGTTCAAGTTAATGGTGAGCTAGCAGGATTTTTTCAGAGCAAGCGAGGGCTGAGGCAGGGCTGTGCTCTATCTCCATACTTATTTGTCATCAGTATGAACGTTTTGTCTCATCTATTGGATAGAGCAGCAGTGCAGAAGATCATTGGTTATCATCCCAGATGTCAAAATATTCTTCTAACTCATCTATGTTTCGCTGATGATTTATTGGTCTTCACAGATGGGTCAAAACGATCAATAGAAGGTATTCTTAAGATCTTTGAGGATTTTGCAGCTATTTCGGGTTTGAAGATCAGCCTTGAAAAGTCTACTCTTTATACTGCTGGAATTTCTGAAGAGCAAGAGGGTGATATTCTTACATGTTTCCCGTTTGCATCAGGGAAATTACCCGTGAGATACCTAGGGCTTCTTTTGCTTACAAGAAGAATGACAGTGGATGATTACATGCCTTTGGTGGAGAAAATTCGAAAGAGGATGAG ATCATCGCTTTGGGTCAAGTGGATACACTGTTATTTGATCCGCAAAGGTTCTTTCTGGTCGATGAGATGTTCTACTGCAGGTTCCTGGATGTGGAGGAAAATTTTGAAGCTAAGGGATCTTGCTAAAAATTATCTTAAGATGGAAGTGTATAATGGCGAGCATACTTCATTCTGGTATGACTCTTGGTCGAGACTTGGTTGCTTGAAGGATTTTCTGGGTGATGGAGGTACTCTTTCTCTAGGTATTACTGATAATTCCCTTGTGGCTGATGTAATGCTTAGACATCGTAGAAGAAGGCATAGATTGAGTATTCTAAATGATGTGGAGGAAGAAATTGAAAAGGTGAGAAGCAGAGGAAGAGAAGAAGAAGATAAACCTCTCTGGAGACAGACAGAGCATAGCTTCGCAAATTCTTTTTCAACGAAGAAGACTTGGCAGTCATTTCGTCAATCTCAGCCAAGTTGTAATTGGAAAAACGGAGTTTGGTTTTCGCAATCTACTCCGAAGTACTCTTTTATTGTGTGGGTGGCTATTCGAAACAGGTTACAAACTTGTGACATAATGAAGATATGGAACAATGCAATGGAT GGGCAAACAACCACCAAAGTCTATCTCCTGCGATATGCTTTTCAGGCTCTGGTTCACAGTGTTTGGCGTGAGAGAAATGCCCGTAGGCATGGTGAGCAACCAAGAGAGGAGGAAATGCTCTATAAGTTTGTGGACAACATAATTAGACTGAAGCTGCTTGCAGTAAAAGGTCAAGGGAAAAGCTATCTTGAAGAGGGATTGTGCAAGTGGTTTGAGACAAGAAGACAAGCTCCACAACTTATAGATTCATGA